The Thermasporomyces composti region GTCTCCTGCGTGACCTGAGAGTCTCGGGCGCCGTCGGTGCCCGGAATCCTCTCGTCTGCCCTCGTGGCATGTCTCGTGCCGTCGGGTGGCCTTCGTCCGCTCTGGCCCGTCGCGCCCTTCCCGGAACCGGTCGTGCCCTTCGAGGACGCAGACACCCTAGCGTCGGACGGATGTCCCCGGCGCGGGCGTCAGCTCGCGACGGCCGGTCATGGGCCGTCCAGGACCGGCGCACCTTGCGAGGAGCTCGCGAGGAAGGTGCCGGCGGCCTGGACATCGCTAGGGTGGTGACATGGCTGCGAGCCCATCTCCGGCGAGCCGGCGGGCCGGCTCACCCTGGCGTGGGCTGCGGCTGCGGTGAGCTGGTGGTGCATCCTCGATGAACCATGTCCTGGCCAACATCGGACTGGCCTTGATCTTCATCCTCATCGGGGGCGTCTTCGCCGCCGCGGAGATGGCGCTGGTCTCCCTCCGGGAGGGTCAGGTCAAGTCCCTCGCCCAACGTGGCCGGCGGGGTGAGCGGGTCGCGCAGCTGACTCGCGATCCGAACCTCTTCCTCTCCTCCGTGCAGATCGGGGTCACCCTCTCCGGCTTCCTGGCCTCCGCCTTCGCCGGCGCCAACCTGTCGTCCGAGCTCGCCCCCGTCCTGCGTGACCTGGGAGTGCCTGCCGGCGCGGCCGATCCGCTGGCCCTCGTGCTCATCACCGTGGTCGTGTCGTACGTGTCGATCGTCCTGGGCGAGCTGGCCGCCAAACGGCTGGCCCTGCAAGGCGCGGAGTCCTTCGCGCTCGCTCTGGCGCCGCTCATCCACCGGATCGCGCAGGTCTCCCGACCGATCATCTGGTTCCTGTCCAAGTCGACCAACGTCGTCGTCCGGCTGCTCGGCGGGGACCCCAACGTCAGCCGGGAACGGATGACCGAGGAAGAGTTGCGCGAGCTCGTGACCGGTCACGAGACGCTCGGCCAGGAGGAGCGGGCCATCGTCGAGGAGGTGTTCGCCGCGGGCAGCCGGCAGCTTCGGGAGGTCATGCTGCCGCGGACGGAGGTCGACTTCCTCGACGCCGACATGCCGGTCTACAAGAGCGTGCGGTTCGTCAGCGACCGGCCCCACTCGCGGTATCCGGTCGTGCGCGGGTCGGCGGACGACGTCGTGGGCTTCGTCCACGTTCGTGACCTGCTCGACCCGGACGTGGCGAACCGGTCGGTCCGGGTCGGCGACCTGGCTCGCGAGGTGCTCTACCTGCCCGGTACCAAGCGGGTGCTCCCCGCGCTCTCGGAGATGCGCGCGCGGAGCCAGCACCTGGCGATCGTGCTCGACGAGTACGGCGGTACGGCCGGCATCGTGACCCTCGAGGATCTCGTCGAGGAGCTGGTCGGGGACATCAGGGACGAGTACGACACCGCCGCGCAGGCGGCCTCGAGACGACTGGTCTCCGGTGACGTCGAGGTCGAGGGCCGCCTCAGCCTCGACGACTTCGGCGAGGAGACCGGGGTGACGCTGCCGGACGGCCCCTACGAGACGGTGGCCGGTTTCGTCATCGCCCAGCTCGGTCACCTGCCCACGGTCGGCGAGCACGTGGCGTTCGACGGTCACGTGTTCACGGTGACCGAGCTGGATGGCCGCAGGATCGCCAAGGTGCGGTTCACTCCCAAGCCTCCCGAGGAGCCCGCGGCCGGCGAGCCGGCACCGCCGGAGGCGGCGTCGGGCCCACGGAGCGGGCAACCCGTCGGTGGCTGACGCCACCCACGTCGGTGACGGGTCAGCGAGAGTCGGCGAGAATCGGGCGATTCGGCACCTTCGGTCCGCGGCTCGTACGCCGTGAGGGCCGTGCGCCTCGCTGACCGGTGGGACCGATCAGTATGCCCCACCGGTGGCGTGCGCTCGGACGGAAGGGCGCTCAGCGCTGGGCGGGATTGCTGGCACAATTCTTGGCATGCCGCGACCGCGCGTGTTCTCGGGTATCCAGCCCACTGCTGACTCGTTCCACCTGGGCAACTACCTCGGTGCCATCCGGCAGTGGGTGGAGATGCAGGACACCTACGACGCGTTCTACTGCGTGGTCGACCTGCACGCCATCACCGTCGGCCACGACCCCAACCGGCTGCGGGAGCGGACCCTGCTGGCGGCGGCGCAGCTGCTGGCCGCCGGGCTCGACCCCGAGCGCTGCACGCTCTTCGTCCAGAGCCACGTCGCCGAGCACTCCCAGCTGTCGTGGATCTTGGGCTGCCTGACCGGCTTCGGCGAGGCGAGCCGGATGACGCAGTTCAAGGACAAGACGCAGCGGCAGGGCGTGGAAGCCGCGACGGTCGGGCTGTTCACCTACCCGGTCCTCATGGCGGCCGACATCCTGCTCTACGACACCGACCAGGTGCCGGTCGGCGAGGACCAACGGCAGCACCTGGAGCTCACCCGAGACCTCGCGCAGCGGTTCAACAACCGGTTCGGCGAGACGTTCCGGGTGCCCGAGGCGTACATCATCAAGGAGACCGCCAAGATCTACGACCTGCAGGAGCCGCGGGTCAAGATGAGCAAGTCCGCCTCGAGCCCCAACGGCATCATCGAGCTGCTGGACGACCCCAAGGTGTCCGCCAAGCGCATTCGCAGTGCGGTCACCGACTCCGGTCGGGAGGTGCGGTTCGACGAGGAGGAGAAGCCCGGCGTCTCTAACCTGCTCACGATTCTCTCCGCGCTCACCCGGCGTAGCATTCCGGAGCTGGAGGACGCCTACGCCGGCAAGGGGTACGGCGACCTGAAGCGAGACGTCGCCGACGCCGTCGTGGAGTTCGTGACCCCCTTCCGCGAGCGGACCTTCGCGTTGCTGGAGGACCGCGAGACCCTCGACGGCATCCTGGCCCGTGGCGCGGACCGAGCCCGGGCCGTGGCGTCGGAGAAGCTGCGTCAGGTCCACGACCGTCTCGGATTCGTCCCCGCGAAGCGTTGAGGTAGGCGAGCGTGCGCACGATCGGTGTCGCTATCGCCATCCCGGAGCCGTACGGCGGGGAGCTGCAGCGCTGGCGTGCCGCGCTCGGCGACCCGCTGGCCGAGGCCATTCCCACCCATGTGACGCTCATGCCGCCCACTCAGGTCGAGGACGACGTGCTCGAGAGCATCGAGCGGCACCTGCTCGCCGTCGCCGAGTCGGGCCGGCCCTTCACCATGCGGCTGCGTGGCACGGGCACGTTCCGCCCGGTGTCGCCGGTCGTCTTCGTGGCGGTCTCGGACGGCATCTCCTCGTGTGAGCAGCTCGCGAACGGCATCCGCAGCGGGCCGCTCGAGCGGGAGCTGGCGTTCCCGTACCACCCGCACGTGACGATCGCGCACGACCTGCCCGACCACCTCCTGGACAAGGCCTACGAAGCGCTCGAGGACTACGAGTGCACGTTCACGGTGGAAGGGTTCAGCCTGTACGAGCACGGTGCTGACTCGGTGTGGCGACCCCAGCGGGACTTCGCGCTCGGTGGACCTCTTCCCGGTCCCGTCCCGAACCGCCCCTCGTCCGTGGCCTCCCTGCGGCGCTGAGCGCGCCGAGATTCGTGGTACCCCGCTGTGGCGGGGTACCGACAGGGAGTGAGGCTTCGTGACATCAAGGATCGTGCCGAGGCGCTGTTTCGCCGCATCCGCCGTCGGTCCTTGTTCGTCGACCACCTCGTGCGCGCGCTGGTCCGCTACGACGCCGTCAAGGGCAGCCAGCTCGCGGCCTCGGTGACCTACTTCGCCTTCCTGTCCTTCTTTCCGCTCGTCGCGGTGACCTTCGCCGGCGTCGGCTACGTCGTGACGTACGTGCCCGGCGCGGACGAGGCGGTGACCTCGGCGCTGCGCTCGATCCTGCCCGGGCTCATCGGTGGCGGACCCGACCAGATCGACGTGCACCGCATCGCGCAGCGACGAACGGGCGTCGGCCTCGTGGGTTTGGTCGTGCTCCTCTACTCCGGGCTGGGCTGGGTGTCGGCCCTGCGCGACGCGTTGCAGGCGGTCTTCGAGCTTCCGGCCAAGGAGCGGAACGTCGTCGTCGCCAAGCTCGTCGACGTGGCGGCCCTCGTGGTCCTCGGAATCGTCCTGCTCGTCACCGTCACGGTTGGCACGCTGGTGACGGCGTTCACCGACACCCTCGTCCACCTGCTGGGTCTGACCGGACTGGGAGGCGCGCGGTGGGCGCTGTACGTCGCGGCGGTGGTGGTCGGCGTGGCCGTCAACACCTTGCTGTTCTTCGCGATCTACCAGCTGCTGCCATACCACGGGGTGTCCCCACGGGTGGTGTGGGAGGGTGCCTTGCTCGCCGGAGTCGGATTCGAGGTCCTCAAGCAGCTGGCCGGTCTCATCGTCGGACGCGTCCTCGACAACCCGTTGTACGGCGCCTTCGCGATCCTCATCGCCTTGCTCGTCTGGATCAACTACACGGCGCGCTTGGTGGTGCTGGGGGCGGCCTTGGTGGCCACGGACACGCGCTGGCGAGCCCAGGTGCAGGAGGCGGCGCCGGACGAGGCCGCCTTAGGGAGGGGCGCGTCCGTCCGTGCCGCGCCTCCTAGGCCTGCCGTGGGCCAGGCCGACCGGGCCTGCCGTCGCCGTGGTGCGCTGGCACCGACGCTCGGCGGGCTGAGCGGAGGGCTCGTGCTCGGCTGGCTCCTGGCCCGCAGGTGGTGTCGGCGCGAGCGTCACCGGAGGCGAGGGCTCCAGCGGAGTTCAGGGCACCGCCTGCGCGAGCGCTTCACCGAGGACGAGGTACCGGGCTAGGCCGGTGGCGAGGCCACCGCTCGTCGACGGGCGCGCACGTAGGTGTAGACCCGCAGGCTGGCCAGGACCACGAAGACCACCCCAGGCACCCACAGCCAGAGCGGCACGCGCTGCACCAGGGTGGGCAGCATCGCCACCTGCCGGGAGGCGATGGGCGCGGTCACGACGGCGGTCGGCGTGCCGATCGACGTGACACCCGCCGCCGACGGCGAGGCGACCTGGTGGGTGGTCGGTCCGGCTGTCGCGAGCCGTGCCGCGACGAGCGCCTGCCGAGCGCGCTCGACATCCTCCGGAGTGACGAGCGTGCCGACCGGCTCGACCTCCGCGCCGACCTCGAAGCCCCAGTCGAGCAGCTTCGCGACCTTCTTCCACGACGGCGCGTCGGTCTTCATGACGACGACGAGAAGCCGACGGCCGTTCCGTTCCGCGGCACCGATGAGGGTGTTCCTGGCCTTCGTGGTGTAGCCGTTCTTCACCCCGATCGCGCCCGGGTACTCGCTCAGCAGGTCATTGCCGTTCTGGATCTGGTAGGTCTTGCCGTTCCGCCCTGGGAAGTCGTAGCGGGGTGTGGTGGCGTAGCGACGGAAGTCGGGGTTGGCCATCCCCGCCCGCGCGAACAGGGCCAGGTCGTAGGCGGAGGACAGCTGGCCGGGCTCGTCGAGACCGCTGGTGTTGACCGCGTGGGTGTCGAACGCGCCCAGCCGGGCGGCCTCCTCGTTCATGAGGCGGACCGCGACCTCGGTACCCCCGCTCGCGTTCGCCAGAGCCTGCGCCGCGTCGTTTCCGGACGACAGGAACAGCCCGTAGAACAGCTGCTCGATCGTGTAGACGTGGCCGGCCTCGATGCCGACCCGGCTGCCGATCTGGTCGGCGTCCTCCCGCACCGCGGTGTAGAGCGCGCGCTTGTCGAGTCGGGGGATGAGCGTGATCGCGGTCAGCGTCTTGAGGGTGCTGGCCGGATACAGACGCTGGTGCGCGTTCTTGGCCGCGAGCACCTCCCCGGTGTCCAGGTCGGCCACGAGGTAGGACCTGACGTCGACGTCGGGCGGGGGCTTGGGCGCGTTGGGGTCGACGACCACGCCTGACCGACCGAGAGCGGCACCGCCGACCGGCTCGCTGAACGGATTGGCCGGGTGGTAGCGGCCGAAGGGCGCCGGAGTCTTGGTCGGGTGTGCGCTTGGGCTCCCGGTGGCTGTCGGCGCCGGCGTCGATGTCGTGGCCGACGTCCGCGGGAGCGTCGGTGTGGGCGTCGGGGCCGCGTGCCCAGCGACGGTTCCAGCCCTCGCCGACGTGGATAGGGTGGTCAGACCAATGGCCAGACAGAACGTGGCGACAACGAGTGTGACGACGATGGCACGTGGGACGTCGTCGCGCGACGTCGAGGATTCCCCAGGCATGGTGGGCGACAGACTAGTACGCCTCTCCGAACGGTTGGTTGGCCTCGTGTGATTGGGGAGTCGACCCAGCGTGACGGTGGACGCAGCGTGACGTCCGGACGCTCGAACCTGGAGAAGGTCGAACCTGGAGAAGATCGTGGCAACCGAGTCCATCGTGGTGCCGAGCGCGCCGGACCTGCATCGGGCGGCTGCCCGGCTCCGGGGCCACATTCGCCGAACCCCCACGTTCAGCCTCGCCGATGACGAGGTGGATGTGCCGTGGGCGGGTCGCGGGGTGCGCGTCGTGCTCAAGCTGGAGCTGACCCAGCACACGGGGTCGTTCAAGGCGCGCGGGGCCCTCAACACGCTGCTGGCTCGCCCGGTCCCCGAGGCTGGCGTCGTGGCCGCGTCCGGCGGTAACCACGGCGCGGCGGTGGCGTGGGCCGCCTCTCGTGTGGGCGTTCCCGCGCACGTCTTCGTGCCCGCCACCTCGCCGTCGGTCAAGGTCGAGCGGATCGAGTCCTATGGCGCGAAGGTGGTGGTGGTCGACGGCTACTACCCGCAGGCTTTGGCGGCGAGCCGTGAGTGGGCGGCGCAGCGGGAGGTGCTGGAGATCCACGCGTACGACACTCCAGAGGTCGTGGCGGGCCAAGGCACGCTGGGCTTGGAGCTGGTCGAGCAGGTGCCGGAAGCCTCGGCCGTGCTGGTGTCGTGTGGCGGTGGTGGCCTGTACGCCGGTGTCGCGCTGGCGCTCGGGGACTCGTGCGCGGTCGTACCGGTCGAGCCCGAGCGTTGTCCGACCCTGCACCTGGCCGTGTCGGCCGGTCGTCCCGTGCGCGCGCAGGTGGGTGGCGTGGCGGCGGACAGTATGGGCGCCGCCGAGGCCGGTCGGATCGCCCACGCGGTGGCGACAAGTCGAGGCACCCAATCCGTCCTGGTGTCCGACGACGCGATCGTGGCCGCGCGGACGTTCTTGTGGGAACGGTGCCGAATCCTCGCCGAGCCCGGTGGCGCGACGGCGTTCGCTGCGCTGCTGAGTGGCGCGTTCGTCCCGGAGCCCAACACCACCGTGGTGGTCGTGGTGTCGGGTGGCAACACCACGGACCTGCCCGTCAGTCGCTCCGGTGAGCTGCTCAGTCCACCACACGCCGCGTGACGGTCAGGTCGCTCGACGTGTCCTGCGGTGGTCGCGTCGAAGCGTCTGAGACGCGGATGCTCGGGCGCGACGATCGTCCAGGGACCTCACCGTGCGGTGGAGGTGTCGTCGGCGGTGGCGGCGCGCCACGCCCGGACCCCGAGAGCCGCGAGCACGACCGCGATCGCCAGGTTGACCACGATGAGGATCGCGTGGGCGACGTAGTAGCCGGTCGGCCGGCCGCTCGTGTTGGCCAGGTTGTAGGTGAAGTTGGCGTAGGTCGCGACGTTCCACACCGCGACCGCGAGCAGGAAGCCGGCGACCTTCCTCGTCATGCGCACGGGACCCAGTATGCGAGCGCTCGCGAGCCCGGTTCCTGGGCCCCTGCGCGCAGCCGTGCGGTCCCAGCCGCTGGGCCCAGCCCTCGGTGCCGGGTCCGGCGAGAGCCGGCGCCCCGGCGCTGGACATCCGTCTCGTCCTCGCAGCGGAGGCAGCTGGTGTCCACACCCTTTCGTCGCGGCGACCTCGACCGCCTGGCCGATGCGCTCCACGACGCGGTCGAGCAGGCCGTCACACCGGGCGGCGTCCTCGTGTGTCGCACCGTCGGCGTGACCCGCGACGCCGCCGAGCAGCACGGCGTTGTTCTCGACGCCGCACGACCTGGCTCGCCATGCCCAGCACCTGCTGGCCGTCCACGACCAGTCCGTGCTCGGTCGCTGGCTGCGCACCAGCCTGGCGCCCCATGCGACGATCGGGCCGGCCTGGAACGCGGTCTGGCGTGGGTCCTCGCCGACGCGGGACGGGTCGCCTACCACCATGGCTGGACGGGACGAGCCTCTACCTCGCCCCCATACCGGGCGCTACGTCGTGATCTGCACCAACGCCGTGTACTACGGGCCGTGCCGCGGACGGCTCACGTCACTGCGCGCGGTGGCGCTGCGGAGCGTCTCCGCCTGACCGGCGTGACCAGCGGTCCGTGATCACGTCCTGGACGTCCGATGTCACGGTTGGTGGTGGTAGCACTTCGAACAGTGGTTGACTCGCTCCTCGTCGAGGGGCGGGTCGTACGCTGACCGCGTCCGTACCCGCCACGAACTGGTGACGCCCCATGCACTCCCACCAAGGCGCACAGTCACAAGAAGGCGATGCCATGAACGACCGCGTCGAGCCGAGAGGGTCCGAGCGCGCCGCTCCGCGGGGGTCGGCTCAGGACGGGCCGACCCGAGCCGGACCCGACACGACCCCACGGCTCACCGAGTCCGGTCTGCCGATCGAGCCGGTCTACGGGCCTGAGCACCTCGCGGGGTGGGATCCGGCGAGTCAGCTCGGGTCGCCCGGCAGCTTCCCTTACACCCGTGGCGTCTATCCGACGATGTACGTCGGCAGACCGTGGACGATGCGCCAGTACGCCGGCTACGGGACGGCGGCGGAGTCCAACCAGCGGTTCCACCGGCTCATCGAGGCGGGCACGACCGGACTGTCGGTGGCGTTCGACCTGCCAACCCAAATGGGCTTCGACTCCGACGCTCCGCTCGCGCACGGCGAGGTCGGCAAGGTGGGGGTGGCGATCGACTCGATCGAGGACATGCGGCTCCTCTTCGACGGCATCCCGCTCGATCGGGTGTCGACGTCGATGACGATCAACGCGCCCGCCGCCGTCCTGCTCTTGCTCTACCAGCTCGTGGGCGAGGAGCAAGGCGTGCCCTCGGCGGCGCTCACCGGCACGATCCAGAACGACGTCCTCAAGGAGTACATCGCCCGCGGCACCTTCATCTACCCGCCGCAAGCGTCGCTGCGCCTGGTTTCCGACATCTTCGCGTACTGCCGGCGAGAGCTGCCGCGGTTCAACACGATCTCCATCTCCGGCTACCACATGGCGGAGGCGGGTGCCTCGCCGGTGCAGGAGGTCGCCTTCACCTTGGCGAACGGGATCGAGTACGTGCGCGCCGCACTCGACGCAGGGCTCGACGTGGACGAGTTCGCGCCGAGGCTGTCGTTCTTCTTCGTCGCCCGGACGACCCTCCTGGAGGAGGTGGCGAAGTTCCGGGCGGCGCGCCGGCTGTGGGCGCGGGTGATGCGTGACGAGTTCGGCGCCAAGAACCCGAAGTCGATGATGCTGCGGTTCCACACCCAGACCGCCGGCGTCCAGCTCACCGCCCAGCAGCCCGAGGTCAACCTCGTGCGAGTCGCCATCCAGGCGCTCGCCGCCGTCCTCGGCGGTACCCAGTCGCTGCACACGAACGCCTACGACGAAGCCCTCGCGTTGCCGTCGGAGAAGGCGGCCCGGCTCGCGCTGCGGACGCAACAGGTTCTGGCGTACGAGACTGACGTCACCAAGACCGTCGACCCGTTCGCCGGGTCGTACGCGGTCGAGACGTTGACCGACCAGATCGAGGCCGAGGCGTACAAGCTCATGGAGGTGATCCAGAGCCTGGGTGGCGCCGTGGCCGCGATCGAGCGAGGGTTCCAGAAGTCCGCGATCGAACAGTCGGCGTACCGCATCGCGCAGGAGATCGACGACGGCGAACGCGTCGTCGTCGGTGTCAACAAGTTCCAGACACCGGACGAGGAGCCGTACCAACCGCTGCGGGTGGACCCCCGCATCGAGGAGGAGCAGCGCGCCCGGTTGGCCAAGCTCCGGGCCGACCGATCGTCCTCGGAAGTCGAGCGGCACCTCGCCGCGCTCCGCCGGGCCGCCGCCGGGTCGGACAACGTGCTGTATCCGATGAAGGAGGCTCTGGCCGCCCGGGCGACGGTGGGGGAGGTGTGCGACGCCTTGCGTGACGTGTGGGGCGTCTACACGCCGCCGGACGCGTTCTGACACTCCGCGGGCGCGGGCCGGTGGGGCGAGCGTGCGGCACCCGTCGCCGGTTCGGTCCGATGCGCGTGACCCCCGGGTCGGCCGGGTAGGTCGGACAGTGTCGGGCCCGGAGCGGCGTCGGCTCCAGGGCGGGGCGACGCCGGGCGCGGCCCGGACCGGAACGCGGGATTGGCCCGAGAGAGCCCGAGCGAGTCCGAACGACTCACGCCTGGGTCAGTCCGCTCCTTTTCGTGCTCTCGGGGCAGGGACGGGGCGCGAGCCGGCGCCCGATCGTGGCGCGACTGCGGCTGAGGACGCCCGAAAGGGGATGAGATGTGAGTGGTGGAAGGGTGCGGGGCGGACACGAACCGGCGACCACGGAGCGTACAAGGAGGGGTGTCGTCGGTCACGAAAGTG contains the following coding sequences:
- a CDS encoding hemolysin family protein, producing the protein MNHVLANIGLALIFILIGGVFAAAEMALVSLREGQVKSLAQRGRRGERVAQLTRDPNLFLSSVQIGVTLSGFLASAFAGANLSSELAPVLRDLGVPAGAADPLALVLITVVVSYVSIVLGELAAKRLALQGAESFALALAPLIHRIAQVSRPIIWFLSKSTNVVVRLLGGDPNVSRERMTEEELRELVTGHETLGQEERAIVEEVFAAGSRQLREVMLPRTEVDFLDADMPVYKSVRFVSDRPHSRYPVVRGSADDVVGFVHVRDLLDPDVANRSVRVGDLAREVLYLPGTKRVLPALSEMRARSQHLAIVLDEYGGTAGIVTLEDLVEELVGDIRDEYDTAAQAASRRLVSGDVEVEGRLSLDDFGEETGVTLPDGPYETVAGFVIAQLGHLPTVGEHVAFDGHVFTVTELDGRRIAKVRFTPKPPEEPAAGEPAPPEAASGPRSGQPVGG
- the trpS gene encoding tryptophan--tRNA ligase; its protein translation is MPRPRVFSGIQPTADSFHLGNYLGAIRQWVEMQDTYDAFYCVVDLHAITVGHDPNRLRERTLLAAAQLLAAGLDPERCTLFVQSHVAEHSQLSWILGCLTGFGEASRMTQFKDKTQRQGVEAATVGLFTYPVLMAADILLYDTDQVPVGEDQRQHLELTRDLAQRFNNRFGETFRVPEAYIIKETAKIYDLQEPRVKMSKSASSPNGIIELLDDPKVSAKRIRSAVTDSGREVRFDEEEKPGVSNLLTILSALTRRSIPELEDAYAGKGYGDLKRDVADAVVEFVTPFRERTFALLEDRETLDGILARGADRARAVASEKLRQVHDRLGFVPAKR
- a CDS encoding 2'-5' RNA ligase family protein; protein product: MRTIGVAIAIPEPYGGELQRWRAALGDPLAEAIPTHVTLMPPTQVEDDVLESIERHLLAVAESGRPFTMRLRGTGTFRPVSPVVFVAVSDGISSCEQLANGIRSGPLERELAFPYHPHVTIAHDLPDHLLDKAYEALEDYECTFTVEGFSLYEHGADSVWRPQRDFALGGPLPGPVPNRPSSVASLRR
- a CDS encoding YihY/virulence factor BrkB family protein, whose product is MRLRDIKDRAEALFRRIRRRSLFVDHLVRALVRYDAVKGSQLAASVTYFAFLSFFPLVAVTFAGVGYVVTYVPGADEAVTSALRSILPGLIGGGPDQIDVHRIAQRRTGVGLVGLVVLLYSGLGWVSALRDALQAVFELPAKERNVVVAKLVDVAALVVLGIVLLVTVTVGTLVTAFTDTLVHLLGLTGLGGARWALYVAAVVVGVAVNTLLFFAIYQLLPYHGVSPRVVWEGALLAGVGFEVLKQLAGLIVGRVLDNPLYGAFAILIALLVWINYTARLVVLGAALVATDTRWRAQVQEAAPDEAALGRGASVRAAPPRPAVGQADRACRRRGALAPTLGGLSGGLVLGWLLARRWCRRERHRRRGLQRSSGHRLRERFTEDEVPG
- a CDS encoding D-alanyl-D-alanine carboxypeptidase family protein, which encodes MVVDPNAPKPPPDVDVRSYLVADLDTGEVLAAKNAHQRLYPASTLKTLTAITLIPRLDKRALYTAVREDADQIGSRVGIEAGHVYTIEQLFYGLFLSSGNDAAQALANASGGTEVAVRLMNEEAARLGAFDTHAVNTSGLDEPGQLSSAYDLALFARAGMANPDFRRYATTPRYDFPGRNGKTYQIQNGNDLLSEYPGAIGVKNGYTTKARNTLIGAAERNGRRLLVVVMKTDAPSWKKVAKLLDWGFEVGAEVEPVGTLVTPEDVERARQALVAARLATAGPTTHQVASPSAAGVTSIGTPTAVVTAPIASRQVAMLPTLVQRVPLWLWVPGVVFVVLASLRVYTYVRARRRAVASPPA
- a CDS encoding threonine/serine dehydratase — encoded protein: MATESIVVPSAPDLHRAAARLRGHIRRTPTFSLADDEVDVPWAGRGVRVVLKLELTQHTGSFKARGALNTLLARPVPEAGVVAASGGNHGAAVAWAASRVGVPAHVFVPATSPSVKVERIESYGAKVVVVDGYYPQALAASREWAAQREVLEIHAYDTPEVVAGQGTLGLELVEQVPEASAVLVSCGGGGLYAGVALALGDSCAVVPVEPERCPTLHLAVSAGRPVRAQVGGVAADSMGAAEAGRIAHAVATSRGTQSVLVSDDAIVAARTFLWERCRILAEPGGATAFAALLSGAFVPEPNTTVVVVVSGGNTTDLPVSRSGELLSPPHAA
- a CDS encoding SCO4848 family membrane protein; translation: MTRKVAGFLLAVAVWNVATYANFTYNLANTSGRPTGYYVAHAILIVVNLAIAVVLAALGVRAWRAATADDTSTAR
- a CDS encoding acyl-CoA mutase large subunit family protein; translated protein: MNDRVEPRGSERAAPRGSAQDGPTRAGPDTTPRLTESGLPIEPVYGPEHLAGWDPASQLGSPGSFPYTRGVYPTMYVGRPWTMRQYAGYGTAAESNQRFHRLIEAGTTGLSVAFDLPTQMGFDSDAPLAHGEVGKVGVAIDSIEDMRLLFDGIPLDRVSTSMTINAPAAVLLLLYQLVGEEQGVPSAALTGTIQNDVLKEYIARGTFIYPPQASLRLVSDIFAYCRRELPRFNTISISGYHMAEAGASPVQEVAFTLANGIEYVRAALDAGLDVDEFAPRLSFFFVARTTLLEEVAKFRAARRLWARVMRDEFGAKNPKSMMLRFHTQTAGVQLTAQQPEVNLVRVAIQALAAVLGGTQSLHTNAYDEALALPSEKAARLALRTQQVLAYETDVTKTVDPFAGSYAVETLTDQIEAEAYKLMEVIQSLGGAVAAIERGFQKSAIEQSAYRIAQEIDDGERVVVGVNKFQTPDEEPYQPLRVDPRIEEEQRARLAKLRADRSSSEVERHLAALRRAAAGSDNVLYPMKEALAARATVGEVCDALRDVWGVYTPPDAF